TCTCTATTGATCAAACTAGCTTCAGAAGTTTGTTATCTTTTAATAGTTTGTAAGTTGCATAATTTTGGTACTTGATTTGCTGTTTAGGTGGCTACCATCATTGCTGTGTATTGTAGCTGGGGCTTTGCTAGAATCGACGGTGTCGGATGGGGATGGGCAGGCGTCATCTGGATCTACAGCATTGTCACCTATTTCCCTCTCGACATCTTCAAGTTCATAATCCGGTATGCATTGAGTGGCCACGCCTGGGATAATGTTGTCCAGCAAAAGGTTTGTTTCTAGCTAGTCATGACATCCTCAAattctttttgttgttgtcttcttttcaatttttcatgaCCATTTAATCTTCTTTTGTGCAATGTGTGCGTTTTTGACTACCTATCAAGACTGCCTTCTCAACAAACAATGACTATGGAAAGGCCGAGAGAGAGGCGCAGTGGGCAGCAACTCAACGAACACTCCATGGTCTCCAGTCTCCTCCAGAAATGTTCCATGGCAACAACCACGGGGATGAGCCATCGATAGCTGAGCAAGCTAAGAGGCGAGCAGAAGTTGCTAGGTAAATTATAACCAGACCAGTTTTAGAACCACTAATGTATACATTCCAATCGATGCTATAGCTGAAGATTTTGATCAAAGGGCATCCATATTTAACATGATGCTTCCTTGTAACCTCAGTAGTTCAATTCAAAGGTCTCTATCAGACATTCTGAATAGTCCAATTCTTACGCCTACATGTATTTCTATAGAAAAACATACATGGAATGATAAATTGTCACTCAGATTAGAAATTAGTCTCAGCCAAAACTTGATTTGAAAAACTTATACTAGTGTATACCTGAGACTTGCATTCATTGATTTTATACATATTGCATATACATCTTCAGGTTGAGGGAGCTCAACACCTTAAAGGGGCACGTCGAGTCAGTCGTCAAGCTGAAGGGGCTTGACATCGACACCACCAACCAGAACTACACCGTCTAGAGAACTTccatcacaaaaaaaaaaaaaagctatcAATAGTATGAACAAGAAGGATATCAAGAATCGACAAGGCGTAACTGGAGTTAGAGGTGCTCATAAGGAGAAGCTTAGCTTATAATAGTTCTATAAactcttattcttcttcttttgcacTTTCTTGTAATATGATTGAAAGTAAAGAGGGTATTGTGCTTGATTTCGACCATGAGATTTGTCCTAGTAGTtctaggaaaagaaaaaaaatccaggCCTCTTTGAGATAGaatgacatatatacatatctaCCATCATCATGGTTCATGGATATATAGCCGACACTTACAAGACCCTCTACTCTCGCTTGCATGAACATGAGCATAACAAACACCAAGTTACATATCATGTCAAACAAAAACACGTGTAACAAGATTTTACCAAGTGATAATTTCGAGACTTTACAAGAGGTAAAagtaataaataaaatgttaaaaaaaattctcttACAGTAAATTAAAAGATTTTAGTGGCTTATTTTTTCCCGCCAGTTTATTTTGCCGCCAAAAAGTGACCAATTACAGATATACACAATCTCTAGACCCCAAATTACAGATATACCAATTACACACTCGCCCTAATTTTTCCAGACTTCTTCGAAGTTCAAACCagtctctctgtctctctgtgAATCGGTCTCTCATGGCGACCCAGAAACTCACAGACTACGAGCTTAAGCGGCTCGAGAACATTCGCCGAAACGAGGAACTGATGGCCTCTCTGAAGCTCCAATCCATGGCCACCCAGCTCTCCGCCTCCACCAAACGCCCAAGGTAAACCAATCCCTCACAACCCTTTTTCACTCTCTCTTTACCCAATTCACAATGCCTCTCAAAATCCGATTTTTATTTCGTTCACTAAAAAAAGCCCCAAATTTTGTGATTTCTAGGGTTGAGTCCAAATCGTACAAATCCAATTCGGAGAAGCAGCCCAAGACCCGTGACCCGACTGTAATCCGGCGCTCCCTGCGCACCAGGGGATTACCGCCCGACGCGAAAGGCCTCGGCAGTAGAGGCATTGATTCTGCAATGAAGAGTGTAGAATCCCTAGACCCAAAGGCGTCGCCTTGGGAATTGGGCCCTCTTAGTAGGAAAGATGTGTACAGCGGGGTGTCGGATCGGGGTTTGATCGAGGCGATTCTGGGTGTTGAGAAGAAACCGCAATTGGGTTTGGGAGTAAAAAGTGAAATTGGGGGTGAAAATGAGGTGGAATCATGTCTTGCATTTACTTTAGTTGGTGGAATTGGTTGTGGGTTGGTTAAGAAAGAAGAGGGTGGAGTTGTGAGTGATTTGAAGGTGGAGGAAATGGTGCTGAAGGAGGAGAATGTAGCCCGTGTCGTGCCGGGGAATGTTATGAACATGAGGTTTTTTCCAACTAGTAGTGTGAGAATGGTTGTGGTTGGGAATAAGACTGGGAATGTTGGGTTTTGGAATATGGATTCTGAGGAAGGGGAGGAAATTGAAAATgggatatatatgtatcgccCGCATTCTGGTCCCATTTCGGGGATATCTATTCACCAAGATTGTGTTTCAAAGGTAAATGTTGCCTGTGTGGTTTTCAATTATGTGTCTCTTGCATATGTGTTACTTCAGTAGGCTTTTGGTTTACAGTGGATTACCCAAAAATTCTTGTTAACTTGATTGGGATGTTTGTAATTGTTAAGAAGAGTTCTTATGCATCTTAGATGTGGGTTTAACTCCTTTGTCATGTCAAACAATAGCCTAGACAAGAATTGATGTAGATAGATATTTGTTTAGATAGCTATGAGTTGCATAGTCAAGTGATGTGGGTCTGCAGAATGAATTTCTGAAGTTAATTCACAAATATTGATGTTGGTTTGGTTTGTAAATGTGCATCTGCATCTAAGGTGTTGGTTTTACTTCTTTGTCATGCCGGATTTCTGACTAGTGACTTGAGAATATATGGGTAGTGAGTTTGATTATGACAACTTTGTCGGCAGACATTGGCGTTATATTCTTGCACTCTCAGGCTTTGATGATATAGTTCACATAGTCACCTATGATTGTTGAATTAAAGTGCAGATTTTCACTAGTTGCTATGATGGATTTATCCGATCAATGGATGCTGAGAAAGAGGTGTTTGATCTAGTATATGCTAGTGATGAAACTGTATATTCTCTTGCTCAACAATTAAGCAATGCAAAGTGTTTATACTTTGCTGAAGGTCGTGGAGGTATAAGTATGTGGGATGAGAGAACAGGAAATATCTCAGCCCAATGGAGTCCGCATGATGATAGAATTAATTCCATAGACTTTAACTCACAAAACTCAAACGTCATCACCACTAGTTCAACAGATGGAACTGCCTGTATCTGGGATTTGAGATGTAATGATGCAGATAAATTCAAAAGCTTAAAGACAATTGGCCACAAAAGGGCTGTGCATTCTGCCTACTTTTCGCCTTCTGGAAGGTCGTTAGTGACAACAAGGTGACTATATTCTGTTGCTATTAACTAAGAGGAATATGTTATATCCTTACCTGTAACATGCATGCTAGATTGGCTTCATCATGTGCTTTGCATAAATAAGATCAATGTTGATCAACAAGCATTTTTGGgctttttgagttttttttatatttaaatttagCTGTTTTCTATCTCATGAATGCTGTCATAAAGGGTTTAAGGATTTGTGGCTACTAACATCTTCATGAATTTTCTATGTTCTGCATATCATGATACATTTATGGATCAGTCCTGTCAATAGTAGCTTTCCTGTATGGAATTTGACAATTTGGCAACATAGAGAATGAATGAGATTTTCACATGCTGCAATACTACTGTACTATTTGTTTATGTTATTCACATAATGCGTGAATGGATGCCACTAACGTTCTGACCTTTTTATGCAGTCTTGATAACACAGTTGGTGTATCAACTGGAGTTAATTTTGAGGACATGTCAATGATATACCATGATAACAGTACAAGCAGATGGATTCCCAAGTTCAAGTGAGATTTCTACCCGATTTTCATATGCGGTTTTCTTCGTCCaacttttatataatttgtcttcatttatttcattttctgaGCTTCATGTAATATTCTGAGCAGTGTTTCAGTTACTTTTGACTTTGTTACTGTACATCTTCTGGAAAAGTATTGTGAGCATGAAAGGGTGTGTCTTTAAGATGGCTATTAAGTATCAACACTGAGTTTTGATAGCATGAAAGAGGGTGTTTTCTGACATCTTTAAACACTGCTACAGGGCAATATGGGGATGGGATGATGCACATGTCTTCATTGGAAATAAGAACAGAGGAGTCGATGTTATTTCCTCCCTACAAAGAACAACATCCTTCACCTTAAAAAGCCCATATATGTCTGCGATTCCATGTAGATTTGCTGCTCACCCTTATAATGTTGGGATGCTAGCAGGAGCTACAGGCGGAGGCCAAGTTTATGTATGGACTTTGGGATAAGAAACTCCGGCATCTCTCAACAGACTGTACTTTTATGCAAAGCAAGATTTGTACCTTTAAGTTGTTCTTTACTGTTGGTTTTCGACTTATAGCAAGAACTTTAGCTTTCTTGGTGTTCCATAGATTCATATTTGAAGAGGTTTTCTATGAATAGTTAGTGCAGCTCTTGAAGCATTAGCCATGCCATTGTTTAAAACCGCATAATGTAATTGTTATTGACCTACAGTATAATGTTACAAACCCATAAGAGGAACTGAGGAAGTAATCCACGAGGAGTGAGTGGTGGCGTTGCCATTTGGCAGCCCTGGCTCCAATCAAGGTCCAATTATCCACGATTCATTTTACTCAAAAACAAAGACATccatcaccaaaaaaaaacctatcTCTTTGAAAACACTCTCCTTGTCGAAGGAGCCGCCACAACAACAATTGCCATATTACTCCCGTCCGGTGGTGCGGACCGGTGAGGCTTGCCTCGTCGTCGCCATGAGGCCGCCAGATGGGTGTTGTTAGTTTGGAGTCATTTGGCTTTGCAAATCGGTGATGCCTGAGGCTTTGTTGGCTTGATTCGGTTTGTGTTTTCGCTGCTTCTTCGAGTGTATATCATGAGATTGGTTTCGGGCGTGGCGCAAGAGGATGTTTGCTTCTTGACGGCACCCGATGCTTGCTTCTTGTTTGGGCCTAgggttttgttgtttttgtgggCTTATTGACTTTATTTTATGCTAGCcctagttttattttctctaataATGCTATTCCCTTTGAATGAGTGTAGTGTAGCGGGTCTCGACCTTATATTGCGTTTAGTTTCGTTTTATTCTGTCTAGTAAATAGTGCCTACTAAAGGTGGTTTGTCATCATTTGCATGATCCTTGTGATCATATAGCCTTGTTGCTCGTATTAGCTTGATGCCTAATGAATTCGTTTCATTCCCCATAAAAAAATGTCCAATCTTTCACAACCGAATATATGCCGTCTTTGCCAGAAGCTCTTAGATCTCTTATAATAGGCGTAGCTGGAGATAGGGTGCTAATGAGGAGAAGCTTAGTTCAATaaactcttctttttcttctgcaTTTTCTTGTAATATGATTGAAAGTAAAGAGGGCATCGTGCATGAGCACAGCAGGCTGCTTGATGTTGGTTAAAACTTTTAATCATACACGGATATGATCAGAGTTTATGTTCACTATAGGGAGAACATATATAACACATACACATGACAGTAAAATTGAAACTAATGACAACAATATTATTGATCATTTCATAACAAAGATGACACAAGAAAAAACTAAATTCTAAACACTGAAATGGAAAACTTAATCATGTTTGTCACTACTGCTTATTGTAACAAACTATTTTATTATCGGAAATGAAAAAACAAACTAGTTGTTTGATCGACTACTTGATCTCCAAACTTATCAGCCTTGGAAGCTCTCCTCGCACTTGTTGTAGCAAGAACCCAATTCCTTGTTCCGTTGAAGAGCATCTACATCCAccataaatatatatcaataactTAACTTcagaataaataaaaaattaatgcATCCCAAAGCACAATGAAGTTGCATTAATATATACCTGAACCAGTTAATTTTGCTTTAGCAGCAGAGTTATAAGCACATCCAAGAGTACAATGATAGAGCTCGGGCTTCATATTCGCCTGGTTACTGCTGCAGTCAAACATGCACGTAGTCATACATATCGCCTGCCCGATAGGAAGTTTTTTCCCGATTCTGCCAATTCCGCGAATAATTCTGCCAAAGCTGAACCTGTTAGGAGTTGAAATCACGGACGCCTTACCACCCAAGCACCTAGCACCACACTCAACGGCACAGAGGCCTAAGTCAACTAAGCCCTCCGGCTTAGCAGAACTCGAACCTTCTGATGATGGCGAGGATGAATATGGAAGAGTGTGAATGACGGGAGGCGTTGCATGATCATCACCTTCGGCATGAGCGAGAACTGCTGCTGCTAGCACGAGTAGTGCTAGTAGCATAGTGATGAAAACCCTACTGCATGATCCGAATGCCATTGCTAACTATTATGGTACGTATAGCTTTGTATTCTTTAAGTAGCTATGAACTTTGGTTATGACCATGTTGAACGCAAAGCTCTGTATTTATAGTAACCGGGGGTCTAGGATTCTTCATCAATTAAAGGTAATAGTAGAGGAAAATATTTGAGGGATGATCATAATGGAATCACATTGATGATGAATTAGTTGGATAAGATCGATATTGCACATCGCTGGTTGGAACTTAATCATGTATGAGCTAATAAAAGCTTGCTACGTACAGAACAATTAGATTATTCCATGCAAGAACCGATGATTATGCACAAATTAAACAACCTATACTTGATGTACATACCTGCATCTATAATCTAGATACCAATTTGAATCCAATTTGatctattaataaaaaatttaattagctAGATAATTTGACGGCTCTTTCAATTGATTGAAAAGTATATACCTTATATATTTATAGTAAACTCGATAATTATTGTATATCATGAATTCGAACTTACAGGTTACAGTTGGAatatttgataatttggtaGCAAATCACCTAGCTCAGATAGTTCTAATCTTATCCTCCTATCGATCCCTCAATCTCTTCGTAATCTCTTCGTAATTGATTCTATAATTACAGCTAGAGCAATATACATACAGATAGCTGTATATCATAGTTGTATTGTATCGTCTTACTGTTGGAGAAAAGAGATCCAACATCTAAGaattgacaaataaaataaagattataagtgggtggataatactcaattgtaccgaggccttttgtgattaaaacccaacacatgtgagatgactaagttgggacaatatcggtacaattggtcTATGGGCCatgcttgtcgctgtttaacatggtatcagagcgggtttctctccagtcgcgcctctAATCTGTCGTGGGTCCGAGTTTGGTGTCACTTTGTTATGGGCCCAAGAAGTgtgtcattatcatgtcatcggagggtttccgattggatgatcactaagtgtcgttggttactggtcCTTAGTTTATTTCGTCctagtatgtgggatgttaatctgtcacgtgcagacctaaaaattaggttgcacgtgagggagCGTGTTGGAGAGAatagatctcacatctaagaagtgacaaataaaatagagattataagtgaGTGGATAATACTCAATTGTACTGaggtcttttgtgattaaaacccaacacatgtgaggtggctaagttgaaACAATATCGGTATAGTTGGTTCATGGACCACGcttgtcgttgtttaacaCTTACAATGAAAATCACAATCTACAGATAGCTTGAGCTTTGCTTTAGATCATTATCAACTATTGGCATGTAAAGGGATATTCATGCAACTAATATTTCAATTGATACATTAACGGATCAACCAAAAGAGTTCACTGGATTAAAGCTTGATGGTTCACCAGGCAAGCATGATTTGTACCTTTAAGAGTTTTAGTTATTTACTTTGGTTTTCGACTTTAAGCAATAATTTAACTTGAAACAGACGACGTCGTAAAAAAACATATTCGCGTAGGAAGAGCGTCCAACAAAGATCATTGGTGGGGCTGTAAATTAACAAAATACTGAGGGAAACAATTGTATTTTATCTGACACACCAATTTGTCTCCGGCTAAAATCCGGGAACATTGGGCACATATCCGATCAGTTTTTGAGGGTATATTATATTGCACCAAAGGATACGCCAGGAAATGCGCTTGAAGGTGTCGGGTTCGAGcttaaaacaaacaaatacgGTCTATTTTACCCTTTGTGGATTTAAACGCAGCCAGTTAAAGCCCAAAACGGCACCGTTTTCGCTTTGAGATTGAGATAAACCCTTTTACCTTATACGACGTCTTCAGACATGTCGTTTCTCAATGGAAGTTTCCCAGAGAGCTCAGGAAGCAGAGCAGCTTTGGCTCCTAGACATACAATTACTGCCTGGTATTCCCCTGATGTCAAATGTAATCAAATACTGAAAATGCAAGAAACGTAGAAGCACTAAAACTGTAGAAACATTTAAAACTACTGCATTGCAAGCTTAACTTTCTAAA
This genomic interval from Argentina anserina chromosome 1, drPotAnse1.1, whole genome shotgun sequence contains the following:
- the LOC126791186 gene encoding uncharacterized protein LOC126791186, with amino-acid sequence MATQKLTDYELKRLENIRRNEELMASLKLQSMATQLSASTKRPRVESKSYKSNSEKQPKTRDPTVIRRSLRTRGLPPDAKGLGSRGIDSAMKSVESLDPKASPWELGPLSRKDVYSGVSDRGLIEAILGVEKKPQLGLGVKSEIGGENEVESCLAFTLVGGIGCGLVKKEEGGVVSDLKVEEMVLKEENVARVVPGNVMNMRFFPTSSVRMVVVGNKTGNVGFWNMDSEEGEEIENGIYMYRPHSGPISGISIHQDCVSKIFTSCYDGFIRSMDAEKEVFDLVYASDETVYSLAQQLSNAKCLYFAEGRGGISMWDERTGNISAQWSPHDDRINSIDFNSQNSNVITTSSTDGTACIWDLRCNDADKFKSLKTIGHKRAVHSAYFSPSGRSLVTTSLDNTVGVSTGVNFEDMSMIYHDNSTSRWIPKFKAIWGWDDAHVFIGNKNRGVDVISSLQRTTSFTLKSPYMSAIPCRFAAHPYNVGMLAGATGGGQVYVWTLG